The DNA sequence ATTATTTTCCTCCCTTCTACAGTAACCCTGCTGACTTCAGTATGGTACTGTATAAATTTGGTAAAATTACTGACAGTGTTAAATGGACATGAGCAACTAATGAGACATCACTGCTTTGTTTTGTTCACCAGGAACTTTTATCAAATCAATATTGGCCTGATGAAGCTCTTGTCACTTCAAACAAACTGGCCGTATtgcaccaaggcatggtggcccaaaaagaaaaaaaaaaaaagtttctcttttttactttagtaatgtatacagtagggccccgtttTACGGCATTTCgacttacggcgttccgctaatacggcgatgtcaaattatgaccaaaatttgctatacagcaagtggtctttcaaatacggcacgccccacctggtttgtttacattctccatgagcacgtctattgtctggaaactttccaaaatttcaagtgttttaaagttattgcatattttatatgtactctgataattatgcttatgtgtacctgtacctaaatatacttacacactgtgctggtgtgtaggtacacattaaaatcactaagagtctctctactcatgatgccatagtaatattatgtaataataatctttcttgGGCACATTAGCCCTTTGTCGcgcaaggggtccgaaaatttgaaattcgaactgaactccctatggtggatagagtaactcaatacaaggtcactgatcccatataaattgatttctgatggttagttttcgagcaattgctaatctccgaagaccgaaaatattCGGCTGCGCCCGACAAAgggattaaaaaattttatgttgcaaacttgcaattgttaataaaacacaccaaaacaattttttaaatttaatatacaaacagacaatataaaaaacataaatggaacttgtatcaaaacattttttaattgttacaaaaatataaaaaggaagcaaatatcaacagtgccaaattgcaaagtgatgcaagtttcaatccctatattcctgagattcatttggaagaCCAATGATTCTATATTGCTAAATGGAAAGATGGAAGTCTGAgaaacaatttctatcagtctttatgaaacttgaagagcaatattctcatggatctcttcctcatccgggtattcctcaatcctaaaagttctctttttcctcattactttctgctttttggctggcctttcttccctttcttcctcctcatcatcacttgacatctctgcatcctgtgcatccggtggcaagtattcatcaccactatccagcaattctggttcgtctacctctggttccgagtcactgtcttcagaaacgcagacatacctcgacctgctggtcgactgctccccataaaacagcctctcatggaactggaaggacaatagaaacctcctgtataaatccagaccactacagagttcatatatgcaattgaaaatttcttataaatatttatttgactaaaattggacattcccggaaactcgcGCAAGACCGAAATAATTCGGTCTAAAatgcttgcacttttttcaactgcatgctacactcatattatgcttcacacggactttaggtatatatcaaaatatgcctaaactattcatgtaagcactaaacacaacaatcagtacttaccgacattgtagaatgtataatccaagagtagattagtaagggtggagggaaaaatgcgtgtgtgggcgaagccaagccaccagtgtttatattttgatctctcaaccaatgggaaggcggcagaagcgaactgtacttagctgaagagactcagggaaggcttgtgattggttggaactaaaaAATGGGAAGCTGGCC is a window from the Cherax quadricarinatus isolate ZL_2023a chromosome 68, ASM3850222v1, whole genome shotgun sequence genome containing:
- the LOC128697780 gene encoding uncharacterized protein gives rise to the protein MSFHERLFYGEQSTSRSRYVCVSEDSDSEPEVDEPELLDSGDEYLPPDAQDAEMSSDDEEEEREERPAKKQKVMRKKRTFRIEEYPDEEEIHENIALQVS